AATTTAGTATCATAATTATGTCTATAGCATGCCTCTCATGTGCATGGTTGAGCCTTTTTACAAGCTAATGGTTGAAAAATCTATTTTCAATATAGGAAGAAAATGAAACTCAAACCTAAGATGAAtgttgctctgataccatatttatGTTATAAGTAGAGAAACAAGATTCAACATAAGTGGATCTAGAGCAATGTTAGTGGTTCGATGGGCTTATTCTAGCGAGACAGAAAAAAGTCCAAAGTAGCTCCatatatgagttgagttgagaatcAAAGCTCATCTCGCTAGAAAAAAGTTCAAACCAGCTTCatatatgagttgagttgagaggCAAAGCTCATCGCGCTAGAAAAAAAAGTCCAAACCAGCTCGATATATGAGTTGAATTCTGAGGCAAAGCTCCTAGGCTAAAGcgataaaacatgaataaagaaAACGATTTTGCAAATGGTAACACTAATTTCAATCCAAAATCTTAATACAATCACAGTGAAGGACAAGTGCATTCTTTAATAGAAGTTATCTAAGAGCAGATAAAAGTCTTGGGTTAGAGTCTCACGGCCAACGATTATTATAAAGAATTTTCATATGTTTGATGAGGAATCAAGTTGCACGTTATCTATGAGGAGTGTTGAAACCATAATACGTAAATAAAAATGTGCtctctataaaataaaataaaaaagaaaagaagcttttAGATGAGATTGGAGCATTGAAATCTATCATAATTTGAAGAAAGAGTATTTCACTTGGCAACCACAAACTAGGACTTGTAACAGACTTGTGCTCCCTTGACTTGCCTTGACAACGCTTGGTGAGTTCTGCATATTCCCTACGTAATCAATTGCGTAATAGGCGTCATTAGCTTTATGTATTATTAGTATCTTGTTTGGTACTACTACTATATATATTCACCATGACATTTAGCAACCCACAACCAAGATCAATGAATACTAACAACAgttttatcatcatatatatatatatatctgctACAGCCATAAGAGACAAGAGTTGTTAATGGAGGCCAAGAAAAACACCATTAGTGTACTCATGTTACCATGGCTAGCCCATGGTCACATAAATCCATTTCTAGAGCTAGCCAAAAAGCTTGCAAATACAAACTTCCACATTTACATGTGTTCCACTCCTGCAAGTCTAAGCTCAATCAAGAAAAGAGTTACAGAGGAGTATTCTCAGTCAATAGATTTAGTTGAGTTTCATCTTCCGTCATTGCCAAATCTTCTTCCTCATTACCACACTACCAATGGCCTTCCACCCCATCTCATGAAAACTCTccaaaaaacttttgaaatgaGCACTCCAAACTTTTCTAAGATATTACAAACTCTACATCCAGACTTGGTTCTTTATGACTTCAATCTGCCATGGGCTGCGGACTGCGCCTCCTCTGTGAACATTCCTGCTGTGCAGTTCCTCACTTTTAGCGCAGCCGTGATTGCTTTGGGCATCCACATGTATGATAAGCCAGGAGAAATGTTCCCATTTCCTGAAATTTACCTGCGCGAATACGAAATACTTTCACTGAAGAATACTCTGCCTGATGGGAAGTTCCCATTCGATGAGGGTCTTAGGCGATCACAGGACATTCTTCTGATGAAAACTTGCAGAGATTTTGAAGGGAAATATATGGATTATCTTTCAAGTTTAGTCTCCAAGAAAATAGTCCCAGTTGGTACACTAGTTCAAGAATCCACCAACAAAGATGACCATGAGGAGATTATGCAATGGCTTGACAAGAAACATAAAGGTTCAACTGTGTTTGTGTCATTTGGGAGTGAGTATTTTCTATCAAAGGAAGAAATCCATGAAGTAGCTCAAGGACTAGAGCTTAGCAAAGTGAACTTCATTTGGGTCATCAGGTTTCCACAAGGTGAAAGAATTAACATTCGAGATGCATTACCAGAAGGGTTTCTTGAACGGATAGGAGAAAGAGGAATAATTATGGAAGGATGGGCTCCTCAAGCAACTATTCTTCAACACACAAGCATTGGAGGGTTCGTAAGCCACTGTGGATGGAGTTCTTTCATGGAAAGTATGAAATATGGCATGCCCATAATTGCCATGCCTATGCAGGCTGACCAACCAATGAATGCTAAGCTTGTGGAATATATTGGGATGGGAATAGAGGCAGTGAGAGACGAGAACGGGAAACTACAAAGTGAAGAGATTGCAATGGTGATAAGGAAGGTGGTACTGGAGAAAGGTGGGGAAGCGGTGAGGAAGAAAGCTAAGGAACTGAGTGAGAATATGAATGCAAAAGGGGATGAAGAGATAGATGGTGTGGTGGAAGAGCTGGTGGCAATTTGTAACAACAAATGATCAGCAATaaaatttatgagttatgacCATTACTCCATAAATGTAATGTAACTGGTTGTATTTACAGATCATTTATCCTATTTTCTGTGTTATCATGGTTTTATCCAAAATGCCTCATACTATTAAGAGTATACCTATACTTTACAAGACCTTCCCGATCTTTTCAACTACCAGTGTAGGACTTCATTAGCACACCCAACAATCTCCCATTGAACCAAGTTCCATGTGGCCCATTACAACAATCCACAGTTCTCCTTGAACTAAGTTCACATGGGCCATTACCATGATTGATGGGTCAATTTTTAAGATTAACTATCTGCTACCCACATGACTAACCATTTATGGTCACCAAAGCCCAGAACTAGCTTCTacttgtgtgtgtgtgtgtctcAAAGCTACCGTTGGCGTCGTAAAGTTAATAAATCGAGCCCCACGGCGTCACTCCATctccataatcatatcgtcaaaTCATTGGTTCTGATACTAGTTATTGGACTAAACTAGCTCAAAGATATTCTTAACGTGGTGTGGTATTGTCTGCTTCAGGCCAAGCCCACAGGGTTTTCTCGGAAAGTTTCACACTAGTAAGAGTATATCTACACCTTATATGTAGCTTCCCAATCTTTTCAACTACCAATATAGGAATTTGTTCACACATTCAACAACCAGTTTTATATAAACCCTTTTACTTCCAAGATGGATAAACAACTTGCTCCAGATCAGTAAGAATAAAGATTGAACAGCTattattgcatttagtttcccTCGAAATGACAAAATAGCAAAACTTGCAAATTTAACACATGGAAAGGATCAATTACCTTATGGATTGATGCATAAAGGAGCTGTCACCAACTTTATCTATGATAACACCTACTTCTTCTTGCATCCTAGAAAAGTTTATCTCAGCGTGTTTCTCCATTTTCTTGCAAACAATGGATAGATGCTAATGCCTTTCCCTCCAAGGAAGTCTCTGCATCAATAGAAAAATGAAAACTCAAGATATTGATCTGTACACAGAAGGCATTCGTGGATCAACACATTGAGCACTATTAAAGGTGAATTGCTAGTCATAAGAAAATGTGATGAATTCTAATCAGTTTAGATAAATTACTAGAAAAGGATGCCAAAATTTGTTCATTTACGGAAGCTCcaatagttttaaaattttcaatttggtTTTTAGTACCACAACCTAGAAGAACAGAAATACTTCCGTTAGACAACTCATGTAAGAACCATCTCTGTAATCTATCCAATCCATACATCAGTCTTTGTTGtgaataaaatgatgcaagtaTTACATTGGCTTGTTGGAAATGCCCACTGCTTGTATCAAGAGGATAGACTTCACTTGGCCATATCCAAGGTGTggttaacacacaagaaatCATTTTTCTCACAAAGCATAATGTTGTCTCATCTAAGGCTCTGATCCATCAGGAAATTTATATGAACTGGTGCAGCATCAAAGACGAATACAGATATATATTTTCACAAGTGATGACATGATTGGCATTCACTTGTGTTGGGGATTTTCTGGTCTTCAAGTCATTTTTAACCTCTCAAAATTGCCATCTTGATAGTATCTGATTAACATAGCACAGTTTGGAAAAATgacaaatgttcccaaggaaTCATAACTTGATATTCTCAGTTGTTGAAACTGAATCTAGTTAGCTGCATTTCCCTATCCAGCAAAGCCAATATTGTACTTATTTCCTCTGTGTGTGGATGCCATTTGTCTCCTGAAACAAACATATGAAATTCTGTTCCAACCTGAATCCAACTGCATCCAGGTCTCTTCCTAAGACCCCTTTTCTTCATCAAATCCCTCAGTCTTGAGACTTCATCCCATCTTCCAGTTGTTGCATATGCATTTGAAAGTGACACATAGTGTCCTGAATTATCCGGTTCCATCTTAATTAAACAATTACCTATATGTTCCTCGAGTTCTGTCTCTCTGAGTTCTCTACAAGCCACAAGCAGTGATTCAAAAACATTTGCATCAGGTTTGAAAGGCATACTCTGAATGAGCTGCATAGCTTCATCGAGATCACCACACCTAGAGAGAAGAGTGATCATACAACCATAATGTTCCACCCTTGGCTTCATATGATACACAGAGAGCATGTCATAAAAAACGTCTAAGCCTTCTTTTACCAGTCCAGCATGACAACAAGAGGATAGCACACTGGTGAAGGTTATGCTGTCTGGTTCCACACCTTCCTTGCAAAGACGTTTGAACAATGCAAGTGCTTTTATAGCACAGCCATGTAAAGCATAACCAGATATCATAGCATTATACAAGGCCAACTCCTTTTCTGGAATCAAATCAAAAATGCATTTTGCACAATTTAGACTTCCACATTTAGTATACATATCAACTAATGAAGTTGCCACTGGAAGAGATAATGGAATCTTTTGTCTTAAAATGTACCCATGAATGGCTCTTCCGTCGTGCAGTGATGCCATATTTGTAGAAGCTGAGAGGGCGGCAACAATACTTGCACTATTTGGTCGATATCCTGCTTGAAGCAGTTGTTTAAAATATGTAAGTGCCTCACTGTTGTGACCATTTTGAGATAGACCACTGATAAGAGTAGTATAAGAAACCGTGTTAGGGTCTAAACCAAGAGTTTTCATTTGTGTAAACATGTCAATGGCCTCATTTATCTGTCCGTTTCTTAAGAATCCAAGAATTACAGAATTCCAAGATATGGTATTTTGCTGTAAACCATAAAGCTGCATCTGGTAAAATAATCTTAATGACTCACCACTCAAACCCACTTCTGCATAAGCAGCCAATAATGTATTCCACAAGACTAGATCTTTCTCCATTGTGTAGTCAAAAACCCGTCTTGCATCTGGGATTTTCTCACATTTGGAGTACATATTTATAATACCACTTGCTACAACTATGTCATTCTCAAAATTGTTTCTGATACAAAAACAATGCCCTTCTCTGCCAAGTTTCAAATCCCTTAATTCTGCTGAGGCAGATAATATTGTTGATAGTGTCACGGAATCAAACCTAAAACCTTTTAATCTCATCAAACGAGACAAGCCGAGAGCCTTGTCAATCTTACCAGATTGTACATAACAAGAAATTAACAAGTTCCATGTTACTACATCTTTCTCAATCAGCCTATCAAATATTAGGTCAGCATCATTAACCAAACCAACTTTAGCATAAAAGTTTATAAGTGAGCTCCCCAATATGTTATCCAAATCTAATCCACTCAAAATAGATATAGCATGACCTTGTTTACCTTCTTGTAGAGCACATAAATTGGCTGAAGCTGAAAGAAAACTTGACAGAGTTACACGAGTTGGCTCAATTTCTTCAGTTCTCATATCATAGAAGACTCCAATAGCTTCCTCATTGAATCCATTTTGCATATAACTCACGATTAGCGAGTTCCACGCAACTACATTTCTTTCAGACATATAATCAAACATCTTTCGTGCATCATCCAAAACCCCACATTTCCCATACATGTCAATAAGACTACTAGCTACAAATACACAATCTTCATAACTTAGTTTCAAGACATGCCCATGTACACATTTCCCCAATTCAACTAAATTTAAAGCACCACAAGCTTTCAATACATTTGGGAGAACAAAATTGTCACCAAGAATCCCATTTTCTAGCATTTCAATGTATTTCAACAAAGCTTCTTTAGACAAATTCATCCTGCAATGTAGTCCAATAATTGCAGCCCAAGAAAACACATTCTGTTTTCTCAGTCTACAAAACAAATGATTGGAAACATCAAAAACATCACATTTTGCATAAAAAATCACAAGCTTTGTCTCAATGTACTCATTCTTGGCAAAGAAATCACCCCTTTTTAGAATCTTGGCATGAATTTGCTGGCCCAACTTCAGGTTTCTCTCATAGACACAGACTTGGAGGAGTTCACCATAGAACTCAGGTCCAACATACAACTTCCCGTACTCCATTTCTTTGAGAAAGTCCACAGCTTCTTGAAGTTTACCTTCTTTGCATAGAGACCCAAGGAGTTTGAAGTAGTAAGATTTATGGAGAATTTTTTCGTTTGTGCCATCTTCTTGGTATGTTATGAAATGGGTCTGTGGGAATTTCTGAAATGATTTGGGTTTACAGGTCCCAGGGCCAGGGATGTGAGGGTTGAAGGTTGGGTTTATGGGCAGTGAAGCCATGCTGAATTTTATAGCTTCAAGAAGAGTAATGTACAAGTACAAGATGGATATGGTGTGATCATCATTTTGGCTATACAAACAAGCTTGGGGTGTTTGGTCATTTTACTACTTACAAAAAGAGCACAAATTTAATTTCTATTCTTTTCCCCCACTTTTATccctttttttataaaataaagggagGAATGGGTGAGGGGATTACAAAGTCGGGAAAGTTCAGCTAGTCAATCAACCTAGTTACTAAGATTCATCTCCTCTTTACACTTATACTCTAAGAACATTTGTATTTGTATGTTTAGCATGAGAACTTATTATTTCCTTCGTACCATATTAATCGTCAAggttattaaaattatttatctcaAAAGTTCAGTGTGGCGATAAAAAGACTTATTTTTAATGCTTTGTTGTGTCGGTCAGCAACGGGATGCTACTTACGAGCTGGTCAGGGACAAGTTTTGGTTACTATTTCAATGTTGTTTCAAGGAGGTTTACTACTCAGTGAACCAACCATGATCACTAAACTCACAAAAACAACATCATATGTAAATTTAAATCATGTATCTATATGAGAATGCATGGGTACTCTATTTACAAGAAGAAATGATTGAAATAGAGTGAAGAATGGAAAGGCGGGTTGGAAGGCACTGACTCAAAGGCTCCTCTAGCACCTTTTGAATGGGGTCCGACCGGGGAGTTAGGTTAGATTGTTTGGGGTTTTTTCTTCTATCGAAGATAATCAACATATCAGTTATTCTTTTCTTCATTTGTGATTATCAATCTGAGAATCACATCActtatttttatctttgttCGAATAGACATGCTTCAGAATTAGATTGGGAATCTTATGTCAATCAATATCGTACGTTCTCCCCGCCGGGAAAGGACTTCACTCCCAAGACCTAAGCTAGCAAGAATAATAGGTTTAGATTAGGACGTCAACCCTCACTAGAAGTCAACTTTTTGACTCTAGTAGACTTTCTTTCTATAACCTTAATCCGCACTGCATTCACTAGTGAATTTTCCTCTACGGAGCGGGTGTGGAAAGTTGTTCACCGTTAAATTATGCAGAATCGCAAATACCTGATAAATTAGCATTTTCAAGTAGATATCACATCATACCTTCTTTTCATTCTCCTTTTTCATAGCTCCCAAACAATTATAGTTACATGTCGTTTTATAAAATTgagatgaaattaattattttagagaAATTTTCACAAACACAGTAGTATACCACTTAACTACCTTATGCATCGACACTTTCaattattacatatttttacaGAGCTAAAAGCAAGATACAATGTATTTGACTCGCATAGAGGATGTATATGAGATACAACCTCACTCAAAATGCTTAAATCTTCCCTACTCACTcgtctctttctctctctcttctctcatcTCTCGTCTCTCCCCTCCTATGTATCTACGTTtcacaattttaattttaagtactatatatgtatttgatacataggTATATTTGTGTGTCTGTATTTTATATTCTGTTCAAACTAAAGTGTATCTTTGTCTTAGCATACATGTATACATATATCAGAATTGATTATTGAAACATATGTACGTCTGTGTTTTGATTGATGATTGATATTGTTGGGTTTTAGTGAAGTGTGGATGGAAAAGAATGGGAAAGAATGTGAAAGAAGAAttggaaaataagaaaatgtggGGGTAGACcaaatgaaggaaaaatgaaaagtcatGTCTCTCTCATTGGTAGAAGAAAGGAAATGTTTTGTCCTTATATAAAAAAACACTTTATTTAACTCATAAAGGGTTAAGTAGAGGGTACCCATTCAACCCATTGTAGTCCCTCTCTCGGTTCGGCTTcggtaaatgatttgattgataattttttagataaaatgtatttattaatctcactaattaatttttattaccGAATTAACTAataaacaaaattttaaattcacgGATTTGGAAGGGACCTGTTCCTTCCGAACAGATGTTTCCCTTTGCAGATTCGGAAAGGACATGTTCCTTCCGAACAGATACTTTCCTTATGAAAAGAAACTCCGCACCattgttggctataaatagagaggtcttctctCAGTTTTCTACATCGAAGTCtctccctcttctgcatatattttcttacaaataaattTGCTTCTTTGTGTGATTACGTTGCTACTTTCTAAGTTCgctgaaattgaagaagtttaatgtaccgctacttctttaatgttCTATCTATTTTATTCTGGGAGAAAATAATCCATAACATTAGGTAGTGTGAGaagattaaattccttaaggacacacactAAATTTTGTGGACTCAGAtactgttttttttcttttatcttaatTGTTTTTTATTTACTAACTTTAATACAAGAGTTAGCAGATACATTCGTGTATCCGTGTATCTATGTGAAAAAGATACAGTTTGTTAGTGTgatcattttaacattttagtaaattgcaattttagcaattgtccattgatgacatttaatgtcatctttattattctttctttagtgtataaaaatgtctttcattatcatctttatttagtgcaagactaaatcattccattatgtattttaaatctaattatcactaataagtggtgcactaaatcatattattatgtatttttaatctaattatcactaataagtggtgcactaaatcataatggtgcactaaatcataatggtacactaaatgatgataatgatggcattctattattttttcatctttgtatgattttctctcctataaatagagaggtcttctttgttttgaaaagtaagataagagaagaaaaaattgagagagttaagtttatataaaaaagagagttcttattagttgaagggaggtgttctttgtgtagagctttaaactcaactcttgtccagagtttgttgagttacatttttgtgataaggttgttgtatcctggaggggacaagtcaagaggactactgctggaccagtgaaacaatttactgcagtgggcttgaatctccttaaagagagcgagatatccgcgcctcagccaagaagtgaagttaatttcttcattttatttttcaattgtaatttgtaatcttataatttcaccaacaattttaaggagaataaggaggagtagtttcatgaattattcccaatgatctaacaaaagaattaaactcatttgactcatattcacggcctctatcacttctaattctttttattttctttccaaactgatttt
The genomic region above belongs to Solanum dulcamara chromosome 5, daSolDulc1.2, whole genome shotgun sequence and contains:
- the LOC129888951 gene encoding UDP-glucosyltransferase 29-like; the encoded protein is MEAKKNTISVLMLPWLAHGHINPFLELAKKLANTNFHIYMCSTPASLSSIKKRVTEEYSQSIDLVEFHLPSLPNLLPHYHTTNGLPPHLMKTLQKTFEMSTPNFSKILQTLHPDLVLYDFNLPWAADCASSVNIPAVQFLTFSAAVIALGIHMYDKPGEMFPFPEIYLREYEILSLKNTLPDGKFPFDEGLRRSQDILLMKTCRDFEGKYMDYLSSLVSKKIVPVGTLVQESTNKDDHEEIMQWLDKKHKGSTVFVSFGSEYFLSKEEIHEVAQGLELSKVNFIWVIRFPQGERINIRDALPEGFLERIGERGIIMEGWAPQATILQHTSIGGFVSHCGWSSFMESMKYGMPIIAMPMQADQPMNAKLVEYIGMGIEAVRDENGKLQSEEIAMVIRKVVLEKGGEAVRKKAKELSENMNAKGDEEIDGVVEELVAICNNK
- the LOC129888950 gene encoding pentatricopeptide repeat-containing protein At5g55740, chloroplastic is translated as MASLPINPTFNPHIPGPGTCKPKSFQKFPQTHFITYQEDGTNEKILHKSYYFKLLGSLCKEGKLQEAVDFLKEMEYGKLYVGPEFYGELLQVCVYERNLKLGQQIHAKILKRGDFFAKNEYIETKLVIFYAKCDVFDVSNHLFCRLRKQNVFSWAAIIGLHCRMNLSKEALLKYIEMLENGILGDNFVLPNVLKACGALNLVELGKCVHGHVLKLSYEDCVFVASSLIDMYGKCGVLDDARKMFDYMSERNVVAWNSLIVSYMQNGFNEEAIGVFYDMRTEEIEPTRVTLSSFLSASANLCALQEGKQGHAISILSGLDLDNILGSSLINFYAKVGLVNDADLIFDRLIEKDVVTWNLLISCYVQSGKIDKALGLSRLMRLKGFRFDSVTLSTILSASAELRDLKLGREGHCFCIRNNFENDIVVASGIINMYSKCEKIPDARRVFDYTMEKDLVLWNTLLAAYAEVGLSGESLRLFYQMQLYGLQQNTISWNSVILGFLRNGQINEAIDMFTQMKTLGLDPNTVSYTTLISGLSQNGHNSEALTYFKQLLQAGYRPNSASIVAALSASTNMASLHDGRAIHGYILRQKIPLSLPVATSLVDMYTKCGSLNCAKCIFDLIPEKELALYNAMISGYALHGCAIKALALFKRLCKEGVEPDSITFTSVLSSCCHAGLVKEGLDVFYDMLSVYHMKPRVEHYGCMITLLSRCGDLDEAMQLIQSMPFKPDANVFESLLVACRELRETELEEHIGNCLIKMEPDNSGHYVSLSNAYATTGRWDEVSRLRDLMKKRGLRKRPGCSWIQVGTEFHMFVSGDKWHPHTEEISTILALLDREMQLTRFSFNN